A stretch of Eleutherodactylus coqui strain aEleCoq1 chromosome 2, aEleCoq1.hap1, whole genome shotgun sequence DNA encodes these proteins:
- the LOC136610202 gene encoding hepatic lectin-like has translation MTKPNDSEVPEEQSSENIDDDLESNSTKNYCYSGGFIKCSVIYYREGFGICDQGRGAERRMNVNTVSTGHLENDDRFIGLEVFKAMENYGPAEKGKFESCFGKSRSIVFTIVLCALILLICIILIIVVCVLISEFKQHAMEEQDYLNTKVANLSNLMGKICTACPAGWHAIDSSCYYLSVEQKTWYGARDECYKVDSFLAMITDRKKSDSLNTLFTGSIRYWIGLHRDPKNIHIWKWLDGTEVTFTNWGVNEPNFLKQLEHCGETRSGPWNDEFCNNSYNYICEKKRFC, from the exons ATGACGAAGCCAAATGACAGTGAAGTCCCAGAGGAGCAGAGTTCTGAAAATATTGATGACGATTTGGAAAGTAACAGCACTAAAAATTACTGCTAT TCCGGAGGGTTTATAAAGTGCAGTGTTATCTATTACAGAGAAGGATTCGGTATATGCGATCAGGGAAGAGGAGCCGAGAGGAGAATGAATGTGAATACTGTTAGCACTG GACATTTGGAAAATGACGATCGTTTCATTGGTTTGGAAGTATTTAAGGCGATGGAAAACTATGGACCGGCTGAAAAGGGCAAAT TTGAATCCTGTTTCGGGAAGAGCAGGTCTATAGTATTCACAATAGTTCTCTGTGCTTTGATCTTGCTGATCTGTATAATCCTGATCATTGTCGTATGCGTGTTAA TTTCCGAATTCAAGCAGCATGctatggaggagcaggactacctgaaTACGAAAGTGGCCAACCTCAGTAATTTGATGG GCAAAATCTGCACAGCGTGTCCCGCTGGTTGGCATGCTATTGATTCTTCATGTTATTACCTCTCTGTGGAACAAAAGACTTGGTATGGAGCCCGAGATGAATGCTACAAAGTTGACTCTTTTCTTGCCATGATCACGGACAGGAAGAAATCT GATTCTCTGAATACGTTGTTTACCGGTTCCATAAGATACTGGATAGGACTGCACAGAGACCCCAAGAATATTCACATCTGGAAGTGGTTAGATGGGACAGAAGTGACCTTTAC AAACTGGGGAGTGAATGAACCCAACTTTCTCAAACAATTAGAGCACTGTGGAGAAACTAGGTCAGGACCCTGGAATGATGAATTCTGCAATAACAGCTACAATTATATCTGTGAAAAGAAACGATTCTGTTGA